Proteins from one Enterobacter bugandensis genomic window:
- the aceA gene encoding isocitrate lyase: protein MKTRTQQIEELKKEWTQPRWEGIRRPYSAEDVVKLRGSVNPECTLAQNGAAKMWKLLHGGSKKGYINSLGALTGGQALQQAKAGIEAIYLSGWQVAADANLASSMYPDQSLYPANSVPSVVDRINNTFRRADQIQWAAGIEPNDPRFIDYFLPIVADAEAGFGGVLNAFELMKSMIEAGAAAVHFEDQLASVKKCGHMGGKVLVPTQEAIQKLVAARLAADVLGVPTLVIARTDADAADLITSDCDPYDSEFITGERTSEGFYRTHAGIEQAISRGLAYAPYADLVWCETSTPDLALAKRFADAIHAKYPGKLLAYNCSPSFNWQKKLDDKTIASFQQQLSDMGYKYQFITLAGIHSMWFNMFDLAHAYAQGEGMKHYVEKVQQPEFAAGKDGYTFVSHQQEVGTGYFDNVTTIIQGGASSVTALTGSTEEAQF, encoded by the coding sequence ATGAAAACCCGTACCCAACAAATCGAAGAATTAAAGAAAGAGTGGACTCAACCGCGCTGGGAAGGCATCCGCCGTCCTTACAGCGCGGAGGACGTGGTGAAATTACGCGGCTCGGTCAACCCGGAATGCACGCTGGCACAGAACGGTGCGGCGAAAATGTGGAAGCTGCTGCACGGTGGCTCCAAAAAGGGTTATATCAACAGCCTCGGTGCGCTGACCGGCGGTCAGGCATTGCAGCAGGCGAAGGCCGGCATAGAAGCCATTTACCTTTCCGGCTGGCAGGTCGCGGCGGACGCCAACCTGGCCTCCAGCATGTATCCGGATCAATCTCTTTATCCGGCCAACTCGGTACCGTCGGTGGTGGATCGGATCAACAATACCTTCCGCCGCGCGGATCAGATCCAGTGGGCCGCAGGCATTGAGCCCAACGATCCGCGTTTTATTGATTACTTCCTGCCGATCGTGGCGGATGCGGAAGCGGGCTTCGGCGGCGTGCTGAACGCCTTCGAACTGATGAAATCGATGATTGAGGCCGGTGCAGCGGCCGTTCACTTCGAAGATCAGCTGGCGTCGGTGAAGAAGTGCGGGCATATGGGCGGAAAAGTTCTCGTCCCGACCCAGGAAGCGATTCAGAAGCTGGTTGCCGCGCGTCTGGCTGCTGACGTGCTCGGCGTGCCGACGCTGGTGATTGCCCGTACCGATGCGGATGCGGCGGACCTGATTACCTCTGACTGCGATCCGTACGATAGCGAATTTATTACCGGCGAGCGCACCAGCGAGGGGTTCTATCGCACGCATGCCGGTATCGAACAGGCCATCAGCCGCGGCCTGGCCTATGCCCCTTACGCCGACCTGGTCTGGTGTGAAACGTCCACGCCGGATCTGGCGCTGGCGAAGCGCTTTGCCGATGCGATTCATGCGAAATACCCGGGCAAACTGCTGGCCTACAACTGTTCGCCGTCCTTCAACTGGCAGAAAAAGCTGGATGACAAAACCATCGCCAGCTTCCAGCAGCAGCTGTCGGATATGGGCTACAAGTACCAGTTCATCACCCTGGCAGGCATCCACAGCATGTGGTTCAACATGTTCGACCTGGCGCACGCTTACGCGCAGGGTGAGGGCATGAAGCACTACGTTGAGAAGGTGCAGCAGCCGGAGTTTGCCGCTGGTAAAGACGGCTATACCTTTGTTTCTCACCAGCAGGAAGTGGGGACGGGCTACTTTGATAACGTGACGACCATCATCCAGGGAGGCGCCTCATCCGTTACCGCCTTAACGGGGTCAACCGAAGAAGCACAGTTCTAA
- a CDS encoding Na/Pi cotransporter family protein — MLTLLHLLSAVALLVWGTHIVRTGVMRVFGARLRTVLSGSVEKKPLAFCAGIGVTALVQSSNATTMLVTSFVAQDLVALAPALVIVLGADVGTALMARILTFDLSWLSPLLIFIGVIFFLGRKQTRAGQLGRVGIGLGLILLALELIVQAVTPITQANGVQVIFASLTGDIMLDALIGAVFAIISYSSLAAVLLTATLTAAGAISFPVALCLVIGANLGSGLLAMLNNSAANAAARRVALGSLLFKLVGSLIILPFVHPLANLMDNLPLPKAELVIYFHVFYNLVRCLAMVPFAAPMARFCERLIRDEPELDARLKPKHLDTSVLDTPALAIANAARETLRMGDAMETMLEGLKKVMHGEPREEKELRRLADDINVLYTAIKLYLARIPQDELAEEESRRWAEIIEMSLNLEQASDIVERMGSEIADKSLAARRAFSVEGLKELEALHEKLVSNLKLAMSVFFSSDVPSARRLRRNKHRFRILNRRYSHAHVERLHQQNVQSIETSSLHLGLLGDMKRLNSLFCAVAYSVMEQPDEDDERDEY, encoded by the coding sequence GTGCTGACGTTGTTACATCTGCTTTCGGCAGTCGCACTGCTCGTATGGGGCACCCATATTGTCCGCACCGGCGTGATGCGCGTGTTCGGCGCGCGCTTACGTACCGTCCTCAGCGGCAGCGTTGAGAAGAAGCCGCTCGCCTTCTGCGCGGGGATTGGCGTCACGGCGCTGGTGCAAAGCAGCAATGCCACCACCATGCTCGTCACCTCCTTCGTGGCGCAGGATCTGGTCGCGCTCGCCCCGGCGCTGGTGATCGTGCTGGGTGCTGACGTCGGTACCGCGCTGATGGCGCGTATCCTGACGTTCGATCTCTCCTGGCTGTCGCCGCTGCTGATTTTCATTGGGGTTATCTTCTTTCTTGGCCGCAAGCAGACCCGGGCCGGGCAGCTTGGCCGCGTGGGCATTGGCCTCGGGCTGATTCTGCTGGCGCTGGAACTGATTGTGCAGGCGGTGACGCCTATCACCCAGGCGAACGGCGTGCAGGTCATCTTCGCCTCGCTGACCGGTGACATCATGCTGGATGCGCTGATCGGGGCAGTGTTTGCCATCATCAGCTACTCCAGCCTGGCCGCCGTGCTGCTGACGGCCACGCTCACCGCCGCGGGCGCGATCTCCTTCCCGGTGGCGCTGTGTCTGGTGATCGGCGCTAACCTCGGCTCTGGCCTGCTGGCGATGCTCAACAACAGCGCGGCCAATGCTGCCGCCCGTCGCGTGGCGCTGGGGAGTTTGCTGTTTAAGCTGGTGGGCAGCCTGATTATTCTGCCGTTTGTCCATCCGCTGGCAAACCTGATGGACAACCTCCCGCTGCCGAAAGCAGAGCTGGTGATCTACTTCCACGTCTTCTATAACCTGGTGCGCTGCCTGGCGATGGTGCCGTTTGCCGCGCCGATGGCCCGCTTCTGCGAGCGTCTTATCCGTGATGAACCGGAGCTGGACGCGCGCCTTAAGCCGAAGCATCTGGATACCTCCGTGCTGGACACCCCCGCGCTGGCCATCGCCAACGCCGCCCGCGAAACGCTGCGCATGGGCGACGCGATGGAAACCATGCTCGAAGGGCTGAAAAAGGTGATGCACGGCGAGCCGCGCGAGGAAAAAGAGCTGCGCAGGCTGGCGGACGACATCAACGTGCTGTATACCGCCATCAAGCTCTATCTGGCGCGTATCCCGCAGGACGAGCTGGCGGAAGAGGAGTCCCGCCGCTGGGCGGAAATCATTGAGATGTCGCTTAACCTGGAGCAGGCCTCGGACATCGTTGAGCGTATGGGCAGCGAAATCGCGGACAAATCCCTGGCCGCGCGTCGGGCGTTCTCCGTGGAAGGGCTGAAGGAGCTCGAAGCGCTGCACGAAAAGCTGGTGAGCAACCTGAAGCTGGCGATGTCGGTGTTCTTCTCCAGCGACGTACCGAGCGCGCGCCGCCTGCGCCGCAACAAGCATCGCTTCCGCATTCTTAACCGCCGATACTCGCACGCCCACGTTGAGCGTCTGCACCAGCAGAACGTGCAGAGCATCGAGACCAGCTCCCTGCACCTGGGGCTGCTGGGGGATATGAAGCGTCTTAACTCGCTGTTCTGCGCGGTGGCCTACAGCGTGATGGAACAGCCGGATGAAGACGACGAGCGGGATGAGTATTAA
- the aceB gene encoding malate synthase A produces the protein MTQQATTVDELTFTQPNGEQEQQVLTAEAVEFLTELVTRFTPQRNKLLAARIHQQQEIDNGKLPGFISETASIRRGEWKIRGIPEDLQDRRVEITGPVERKMVINAMNANVKVFMADFEDSLAPDWNKVIDGQINLRDAVNGTISYTNEAGKIYQLKPNPAVLICRVRGLHLPEKHVTWRGEAIPGSLFDFALYFFHNYKNLLAKGSGPYFYLPKTQAWQEAAWWSEVFSYAEDRFNLPRGTIKATLLIETLPAVFQMNEILHALRDHIVGLNCGRWDYIFSYIKTLKNYPDRVLPDRQVVTMDKPFLSAYSRLLIKTCHKRGAFAMGGMAAFIPSKDAERNNQVLNKVKADKELEARNGHDGTWIAHPGLADTAMEVFNRVLGDNKNQLFVTREEDAPTAEEQLLAPCAGERTEEGMRANIRVAVQYIEAWISGNGCVPIYGLMEDAATAEISRTSIWQWIHHQKTLSNGKPVTKALFRQMLAEEMRVIQDELGEHRFSSGRFDDAARLMEQITTSDDLIDFLTLPGYRFLA, from the coding sequence GCGGTAGAGTTTCTGACTGAGCTGGTGACCCGCTTTACGCCGCAGCGCAATAAGCTGCTGGCGGCACGCATTCACCAGCAGCAGGAAATCGATAACGGCAAGTTGCCAGGATTTATTTCGGAAACTGCTTCCATTCGTCGTGGTGAGTGGAAAATCCGCGGCATTCCTGAAGATTTACAGGATCGTCGCGTTGAGATCACTGGTCCGGTAGAGCGCAAAATGGTGATCAACGCCATGAACGCCAACGTTAAAGTCTTTATGGCCGATTTTGAAGACTCGCTGGCCCCGGACTGGAACAAAGTTATCGACGGGCAGATCAACCTGCGCGATGCCGTCAACGGCACCATCAGCTACACCAACGAAGCCGGGAAAATCTACCAGCTCAAACCGAATCCGGCGGTGCTGATCTGTCGCGTACGAGGTCTGCACCTCCCTGAAAAACATGTCACATGGCGTGGAGAAGCCATTCCGGGCAGCCTGTTTGATTTCGCACTTTATTTCTTCCATAACTACAAAAACCTGCTGGCAAAAGGTAGCGGTCCCTATTTCTATCTGCCAAAAACGCAGGCCTGGCAGGAAGCCGCCTGGTGGAGCGAAGTATTTAGCTACGCGGAAGATCGCTTCAACCTGCCGCGCGGCACGATCAAGGCCACGCTGCTGATTGAAACGCTGCCCGCCGTGTTCCAGATGAATGAAATTCTGCATGCCCTGCGCGACCACATTGTCGGCCTGAACTGCGGACGCTGGGACTATATTTTCAGCTACATCAAAACCCTGAAAAACTATCCCGATCGCGTACTGCCGGACCGCCAGGTCGTGACCATGGATAAACCCTTCCTGAGCGCCTATTCGCGTCTGCTGATTAAAACCTGCCACAAGCGCGGTGCCTTTGCGATGGGCGGCATGGCGGCCTTTATTCCGAGCAAAGACGCGGAGCGCAATAATCAGGTGCTCAACAAGGTGAAAGCCGATAAAGAGCTGGAAGCCCGTAACGGTCACGACGGCACGTGGATTGCCCATCCGGGCCTGGCCGATACGGCGATGGAGGTCTTCAATCGCGTACTCGGCGATAACAAAAATCAGCTGTTTGTCACGCGCGAAGAAGATGCCCCAACGGCTGAAGAACAGCTGCTGGCACCGTGCGCGGGCGAGCGAACGGAAGAGGGGATGCGTGCCAATATTCGCGTCGCGGTCCAGTACATCGAAGCGTGGATCTCCGGCAACGGCTGCGTGCCTATCTACGGCCTGATGGAAGATGCTGCCACGGCGGAAATTTCGCGCACCTCTATCTGGCAGTGGATCCACCATCAAAAAACGCTCAGCAACGGCAAGCCGGTCACCAAAGCCCTGTTCCGTCAGATGCTGGCCGAAGAGATGCGGGTCATCCAGGACGAGCTGGGCGAACACCGCTTCAGCAGCGGACGCTTTGACGACGCAGCGCGCCTGATGGAGCAAATCACCACCTCAGATGACTTAATCGACTTCCTGACCCTGCCGGGCTACCGCTTCCTGGCGTAA
- the metH gene encoding methionine synthase produces MSSKVEQLRAQLNERILVLDGGMGTMIQSYRLSEDDFRGERFADWPCDLKGNNDLLVLSKPSVIKDIHNAYFEAGADIVETNTFNSTTIAMADYQMESLSAEINYEAARLARACADEWTARTPDKPRYVAGVLGPTNRTASISPDVNDPAFRNITFDQLVTAYRESTKALVEGGSDLILIETVFDTLNAKAAIYAVKEEFEALGVDLPIMISGTITDASGRTLSGQTTEAFYNSLRHADALSFGLNCALGPDELRQYVQELSRIAECYVTAHPNAGLPNAFGEYDLDADTMAAQIREWAESGFLNIVGGCCGTTPEHIAAMSRAVDGLPPRKLPELPVACRLSGLEPLTIGDDSLFVNVGERTNVTGSAKFKRLIKEEKYSEALDVARQQVESGAQIIDINMDEGMLDAEAAMVRFLNLIAGEPDIARVPIMIDSSKWDVIEKGLKCIQGKGIVNSISMKEGVDVFIHHAKQVRRYGAAVVVMAFDEVGQADTRARKIEICRRAYKILTEEVGFPPEDIIFDPNIFAVATGIEEHNNYAQDFIGACEDIKRELPHALISGGVSNVSFSFRGNDPVREAIHAVFLYYAIRNGMDMGIVNAGQLAIYDDLPAELRDAVEDVILNRRDDATERMLDLAEKYRGSKSDESANVQQAEWRSWDVKKRLEYSLVKGITEFIEQDTEEARQQAARPIEVIEGPLMDGMNVVGDLFGEGKMFLPQVVKSARVMKQAVAYLEPFIEASKEKGSSNGKMVIATVKGDVHDIGKNIVGVVLQCNNYEIIDLGVMVPADKILKTAREVNADLIGLSGLITPSLDEMVNVAKEMERQGFTIPLLIGGATTSKAHTAVKIEQNYSGPTVYVQNASRTVGVVSALLSETQRDDFVARTRQEYETVRVQHGRKKPRTPPVTLAAARDNDLAFDWASYTPPVAHRLGVQDVTASIETLRNYIDWTPFFMTWSLAGKYPRILEDEVVGEEAKRLFKDANDMLDTLSAEKALNPRGVVGLFPANRVGDDVEIYRDETRTHVLAVSHHLRQQTEKVGFANYCLADFVAPKLSGKADYIGAFAVTGGLEEDALADAFEAQHDDYNKIMVKAIADRLAEAFAEYLHERVRKVYWGYAANENLSNEELIRENYQGIRPAPGYPACPEHTEKGTIWKLLDVEAHTGMKLTESFAMWPGASVSGWYFSHPDSKYFAVAQLQRDQIEDYALRKGMSVSEVERWLAPNLGYDAD; encoded by the coding sequence GTGAGCAGCAAAGTAGAGCAACTGCGTGCGCAGTTAAATGAACGAATTCTGGTGCTGGACGGCGGCATGGGCACCATGATCCAGAGCTATCGTCTGAGCGAAGACGATTTCCGCGGCGAGCGCTTCGCCGACTGGCCCTGCGACCTGAAAGGAAACAACGACCTGCTGGTGCTCAGCAAGCCGTCCGTGATTAAGGATATCCACAATGCCTACTTTGAAGCGGGTGCGGATATCGTTGAAACTAACACCTTCAACTCGACAACCATCGCCATGGCGGATTACCAGATGGAATCCCTGTCGGCGGAGATCAACTATGAGGCGGCCAGGCTCGCCCGCGCCTGTGCCGACGAGTGGACGGCCCGCACGCCGGACAAGCCGCGCTACGTTGCCGGGGTGCTTGGCCCGACCAACCGCACCGCGTCGATTTCACCGGACGTCAACGACCCGGCGTTTCGTAATATCACCTTTGACCAGCTGGTTACGGCGTATCGTGAATCGACCAAAGCGCTGGTGGAAGGTGGCTCCGACCTGATCCTGATTGAAACGGTGTTCGATACCCTCAACGCCAAAGCCGCGATATACGCGGTGAAAGAGGAGTTTGAGGCGCTGGGCGTTGACCTGCCGATCATGATCTCTGGCACCATCACCGACGCCTCCGGCCGCACCCTGTCCGGCCAGACAACCGAAGCGTTTTATAACTCCCTGCGCCACGCCGACGCGCTCTCCTTCGGCCTGAACTGCGCGCTGGGACCAGACGAACTGCGCCAGTACGTGCAGGAGCTTTCGCGCATCGCCGAATGCTACGTTACCGCGCATCCGAACGCCGGTCTGCCGAACGCGTTTGGCGAGTACGATCTGGATGCTGACACCATGGCGGCGCAAATCCGCGAGTGGGCCGAGTCAGGCTTCCTGAACATCGTCGGCGGCTGCTGCGGCACCACGCCGGAGCACATCGCCGCCATGAGCCGCGCCGTGGACGGGCTGCCGCCGCGCAAGCTGCCAGAGCTGCCGGTTGCCTGTCGCCTTTCCGGCCTGGAGCCGTTGACCATCGGCGACGACAGCCTGTTTGTGAACGTGGGTGAACGTACCAACGTTACTGGTTCCGCTAAATTCAAGCGCCTGATCAAAGAAGAGAAGTACAGCGAAGCGCTGGACGTTGCCCGCCAGCAGGTGGAAAGCGGCGCGCAGATTATCGATATCAACATGGATGAGGGGATGCTCGACGCCGAAGCGGCAATGGTGCGTTTCCTCAACCTGATTGCCGGTGAGCCGGACATCGCCCGCGTGCCGATCATGATCGACTCCTCCAAATGGGACGTGATCGAGAAGGGGCTGAAGTGCATTCAGGGTAAAGGCATCGTCAACTCCATCTCCATGAAAGAGGGCGTGGATGTCTTCATCCACCACGCGAAGCAGGTCCGCCGCTACGGTGCCGCCGTGGTGGTCATGGCCTTTGACGAAGTGGGCCAGGCCGATACCCGCGCGCGTAAAATTGAGATTTGCCGCCGCGCGTACAAAATTTTAACCGAAGAGGTCGGCTTCCCACCGGAAGACATCATCTTTGACCCGAACATCTTCGCCGTGGCGACCGGCATCGAAGAGCACAATAACTACGCCCAGGACTTTATCGGCGCGTGCGAGGACATTAAGCGCGAGCTGCCGCATGCGCTGATCTCCGGCGGCGTGTCGAACGTCTCGTTCTCGTTCCGCGGCAACGACCCGGTGCGTGAGGCGATCCACGCCGTGTTCCTCTACTACGCCATCCGCAATGGGATGGACATGGGCATCGTCAACGCTGGACAGCTGGCGATTTACGACGATCTGCCTGCCGAACTGCGCGATGCCGTAGAGGACGTGATCCTCAACCGTCGCGACGACGCCACCGAGCGCATGCTCGACCTGGCGGAAAAATACCGCGGCAGTAAATCGGATGAATCGGCCAATGTTCAGCAGGCCGAGTGGCGTTCCTGGGACGTGAAAAAGCGTCTGGAATACTCGCTGGTGAAAGGGATTACCGAGTTCATCGAGCAGGACACCGAGGAAGCGCGTCAGCAGGCAGCCCGCCCGATTGAGGTGATCGAAGGGCCGCTGATGGACGGCATGAACGTGGTCGGCGATCTGTTCGGCGAGGGCAAGATGTTCCTGCCGCAGGTGGTGAAATCCGCTCGCGTCATGAAGCAGGCAGTGGCTTATCTTGAACCCTTCATCGAAGCCAGCAAAGAGAAGGGCTCCAGCAACGGTAAAATGGTTATCGCCACCGTGAAGGGCGACGTACACGACATCGGCAAAAACATTGTTGGCGTGGTGTTGCAGTGCAATAACTACGAAATTATCGACCTTGGCGTGATGGTTCCGGCGGATAAAATCCTCAAGACCGCGCGCGAAGTGAACGCCGATCTGATTGGCCTCTCCGGCCTGATTACGCCGTCGCTCGACGAAATGGTCAACGTGGCAAAAGAGATGGAGCGTCAGGGCTTCACCATTCCGCTGCTGATTGGCGGGGCGACCACCTCGAAAGCGCACACGGCAGTGAAGATCGAGCAGAACTACAGCGGACCGACGGTTTACGTGCAGAACGCCTCGCGCACGGTGGGCGTGGTTTCCGCACTACTCTCCGAGACTCAGCGCGACGATTTTGTGGCGCGCACTCGCCAGGAGTACGAAACCGTTCGCGTGCAGCACGGGCGCAAAAAACCGCGCACGCCGCCGGTGACGCTCGCTGCAGCACGCGATAACGACCTGGCCTTTGACTGGGCAAGCTATACACCGCCGGTCGCGCATCGTCTGGGCGTGCAGGACGTGACGGCCAGCATCGAGACGCTGCGCAACTACATTGACTGGACGCCGTTCTTTATGACCTGGTCGCTGGCGGGCAAATATCCGCGCATCCTCGAAGATGAAGTCGTAGGCGAAGAGGCGAAGCGTCTGTTTAAAGACGCCAACGATATGCTGGACACGCTGAGCGCAGAGAAAGCCCTCAACCCGCGCGGCGTGGTGGGGCTGTTCCCGGCGAACCGCGTGGGTGACGACGTGGAAATCTACCGCGATGAAACCCGCACCCACGTGCTGGCCGTGAGCCATCACCTGCGGCAGCAAACCGAAAAAGTGGGCTTTGCCAATTACTGCCTGGCGGATTTCGTTGCGCCGAAGCTGAGCGGGAAAGCTGACTATATCGGCGCCTTTGCGGTAACCGGCGGTCTGGAAGAAGACGCCCTGGCGGACGCGTTTGAAGCGCAACACGATGATTACAATAAGATCATGGTGAAAGCGATTGCCGACCGCCTGGCGGAAGCCTTTGCTGAATACCTACACGAACGCGTACGTAAGGTGTACTGGGGTTACGCGGCGAATGAGAACCTCAGCAACGAGGAGCTGATCCGCGAAAACTACCAGGGGATTCGTCCGGCGCCGGGCTATCCGGCCTGTCCGGAACACACCGAAAAAGGCACTATCTGGAAACTTCTGGACGTGGAAGCGCATACCGGCATGAAGCTCACCGAGTCGTTCGCCATGTGGCCGGGCGCGTCCGTGTCGGGCTGGTACTTCAGTCATCCGGACAGCAAGTACTTCGCCGTGGCGCAGCTGCAGCGCGATCAGATCGAAGATTACGCCCTGCGCAAAGGCATGAGCGTGTCAGAAGTAGAGCGCTGGCTGGCGCCGAATTTAGGCTACGACGCGGACTAA
- the aceK gene encoding bifunctional isocitrate dehydrogenase kinase/phosphatase, with protein sequence MSRGLELLIAQTILQGFDAQYGRFLEVTSGAQQRFEHADWHAVQQAMKQRIHLYDHHVGLVVEQLRCITDGKSPDAAFLLRVKEHYTHLLPDYPRFEIAESFFNSVYCRLFDHRSLSPERLFIFSSQPERRFRTIPRPLAKDFFPDRGWEKLLHRILTDLPLRLPWENKLRDIGYIHAHLRETYGEEVLSRSHLQVANELFYRNKAAWLVGKLVTPTAIVPFLLPIHRTDDGELFVDTCLTTSAEASIVFGFARSYFMVYAPLPAALVEWLREILPGKTTAELYMAIGCQKHAKTESYREYLRYVTAADEQFIEAPGIRGMVMLVFTLPGFDRVFKVIKDRFAPQKEMTAAHVRACYQLVKEHDRVGRMADTQEFENFVLDKQQIDPALMSLLMQEAPTKITDLGDKIAISHLYIERRMVPLNIWLEQSEGQALRDAIEEYGNAIRQLAAANIFPGDMLFKNFGVTRHGRVVFYDYDEICYMTEVNFRDIPPPRYPEDELSSEPWYSVSPGDVFPEEFRHWLCADPRIGPLFEEMHEDLFHASYWRGLQTRIKNGHVEDVYAYRRKQRFCVRFNESHHTPASPLSRP encoded by the coding sequence ATGTCGCGTGGCCTGGAATTGCTGATTGCCCAAACCATTCTGCAGGGCTTTGATGCCCAGTATGGTCGTTTTCTGGAAGTGACCTCCGGCGCGCAGCAGCGCTTCGAACATGCAGACTGGCATGCGGTTCAGCAGGCCATGAAGCAGCGTATTCATCTCTATGACCACCATGTGGGTCTGGTGGTGGAGCAGCTGCGCTGTATTACCGACGGTAAAAGCCCGGACGCGGCATTTTTACTGCGCGTGAAAGAGCATTACACCCATCTGTTACCCGACTACCCTCGCTTCGAGATTGCGGAGAGCTTTTTCAACTCCGTCTATTGCCGGTTATTTGACCACCGCTCATTATCTCCTGAGCGGTTATTTATCTTCAGCTCCCAGCCTGAGCGCCGCTTCCGTACCATTCCGCGTCCGCTGGCGAAAGATTTCTTTCCCGATCGCGGGTGGGAAAAGCTCCTGCATCGCATCTTAACGGATTTGCCGCTGCGCCTGCCGTGGGAGAACAAGCTCCGGGATATCGGCTATATCCATGCGCATCTTCGTGAAACCTACGGCGAGGAGGTGCTCAGCCGCAGCCATTTGCAGGTGGCCAACGAGCTGTTCTACCGGAATAAGGCCGCCTGGCTGGTGGGCAAACTGGTTACGCCGACGGCCATTGTGCCGTTTCTGTTGCCCATTCACCGTACCGACGACGGCGAACTGTTTGTCGATACCTGCCTGACCACCAGCGCCGAGGCCAGCATCGTGTTTGGCTTCGCCCGCTCCTATTTCATGGTGTACGCCCCGCTGCCTGCCGCCCTGGTGGAGTGGCTGCGTGAGATCCTGCCGGGCAAAACCACCGCCGAGCTGTATATGGCGATTGGCTGTCAGAAGCATGCCAAAACGGAAAGTTATCGGGAGTATCTGCGCTATGTCACCGCGGCGGATGAGCAGTTTATCGAAGCGCCAGGTATCCGCGGCATGGTGATGCTGGTCTTCACGCTGCCGGGCTTCGACCGGGTCTTTAAGGTGATAAAAGACAGATTCGCCCCGCAGAAAGAGATGACCGCCGCCCACGTCCGCGCCTGCTATCAGCTGGTAAAAGAGCACGATCGCGTCGGCCGAATGGCCGATACCCAGGAGTTTGAAAACTTTGTGCTGGATAAGCAGCAGATCGATCCGGCGCTTATGTCGCTGTTAATGCAGGAAGCGCCGACGAAAATCACCGATCTGGGCGATAAAATAGCGATTAGCCATCTCTATATTGAGCGCCGTATGGTGCCGCTCAATATCTGGCTGGAACAGTCAGAGGGCCAGGCATTACGTGATGCCATCGAAGAGTACGGCAACGCTATCCGCCAGCTCGCCGCCGCCAATATCTTCCCTGGCGATATGCTGTTTAAAAACTTCGGCGTCACCCGGCACGGGCGGGTGGTGTTCTACGATTACGATGAAATTTGCTACATGACCGAGGTGAACTTTCGCGATATCCCGCCGCCCCGTTACCCGGAGGATGAGCTCTCCAGCGAGCCGTGGTACAGCGTTTCGCCGGGCGATGTGTTTCCCGAGGAGTTTCGCCACTGGCTGTGTGCGGACCCACGCATCGGGCCGTTATTTGAAGAAATGCATGAAGATCTGTTCCACGCCAGCTACTGGCGCGGGCTACAAACGCGGATCAAAAATGGGCACGTGGAGGATGTGTACGCTTACCGCCGCAAGCAGCGGTTTTGTGTGCGGTTTAACGAATCCCACCATACGCCAGCGTCACCTCTTTCGCGGCCTTAA
- the iclR gene encoding glyoxylate bypass operon transcriptional repressor IclR, producing MVATVPAKRGRKPAATAAAQPGGQVQSLTRGLKLLEWIAESHGSVALTELAQQAGLPNSTTHRLLTTMQQLGFVRQVGELGHWAVGAHAFIVGSSFLQSRNLLAIVHPILRKLMEESGETVNLAVLDQSDHQAIIIDQVQCTQLMRMSAPIGGKLPMHASGAGKAFLSQLSEEQVTGLLHRKGLHAYTHATLVSPVHLKEDLALTRKRGYSFDDEEHALGLRCLASCIFDEHREPFAAISISGPISRMTDDRVTELGALVIKAAKEVTLAYGGIR from the coding sequence ATGGTCGCGACCGTTCCCGCCAAACGCGGCAGAAAACCTGCCGCCACCGCCGCTGCACAACCCGGCGGACAGGTTCAATCCCTGACGCGCGGTCTGAAGCTGCTGGAGTGGATAGCCGAGTCGCACGGCAGCGTGGCCCTGACGGAGCTGGCCCAGCAGGCTGGTCTGCCGAACTCCACCACGCACCGCCTGCTGACCACCATGCAGCAGTTGGGTTTTGTCCGCCAGGTCGGCGAGCTGGGGCACTGGGCGGTGGGCGCGCATGCGTTTATCGTGGGCAGCAGCTTCCTTCAGAGCCGTAACCTGCTGGCGATTGTGCACCCGATCCTGCGCAAGCTGATGGAGGAGTCCGGCGAGACGGTGAACCTTGCGGTGCTCGACCAGAGTGACCACCAGGCGATTATCATCGACCAGGTGCAGTGCACGCAGTTGATGCGCATGTCCGCGCCGATTGGCGGCAAGCTGCCGATGCACGCCTCCGGGGCGGGGAAAGCGTTTCTCTCGCAGCTGAGCGAAGAGCAGGTGACCGGGCTGCTGCACCGAAAAGGGCTGCACGCCTATACCCACGCCACGCTGGTGTCGCCGGTGCATCTGAAAGAAGATCTGGCGTTGACCCGCAAGCGCGGCTATTCGTTTGATGACGAGGAACATGCGCTGGGGCTGCGCTGCCTCGCGTCCTGTATTTTCGACGAACATCGCGAGCCGTTTGCTGCGATCTCCATCTCTGGCCCCATCTCACGTATGACCGACGACCGGGTGACCGAGCTGGGCGCGCTGGTGATTAAGGCCGCGAAAGAGGTGACGCTGGCGTATGGTGGGATTCGTTAA